The region GCCTCTCCCCTTGCTGGATGCTGTCTCTGGAGCAACACCCATTTACGTGGGTGGGCGCCAAGGAGGACCCTGTGTCGGAAGCGCAGGTGGGAGCGAGGGGTCTGGTGGCTGTGCCGTCTTGCTCGTGTGTCCCCTGAGCTCGGGCCTACGTTTGCGACTCGAGAGCAGGGCTGATGGCCGCAGCGCCGTTCGCATGCATCCCGTGCTggctgccaggtgtctgtgggcTTGTGACGCGGGGCACTTCAGAGACACTGGGTTCAATCACTTTTTACCTACTTGGTGGCAGAGGAAAATTTTCTCCCACGGGTTTCTGAGCACGTCGTTTTGGGTGTTGTGAAGTttgaaagggaacacaagcgtGTTCCGACCTTACTTTCTCATGGCTCGTTGGAGCGGTGTGTCCGCAGAGCCGTTCCAGTGGGcatgggagaagcaggcaggccGTGCTGCAGATGAGCCTGGGCAGAGGGCCACTGGCAGCGTGTGTGCACcccgggggagggcagggaggcccGGCTGCAGCTGTGTGGTGGTGCCACACGCGTCCCCTGAGCGCGCACTGCCTGCCGCGGGTGGGGTCCCAGTGCAGGGTCTGGTGCTGCTGGTCAGCAGGGCCTCCTGGCCGGAGCAGAGCCTCATAGGAGCCCCGAGGGCAAGCGCCGGCCACACAGCCCCGCACGCGCCCCAGGAGCGAACCGCGAGGCTCAGGCACCTTGGGAATGGCCCATGTGGGTGTAGTGGGGCTTGGTGCTCTCCTGGGAGGGGGCCCTTCACTCCTGTGATGCCCAGCACACCCATGGGTCCCATGAGACCGCTCTTGTACTCTCTCCAGAGAAGTCAGTGCCCTGGGGTTAGCTGTTGCTGTGTGAAAAGCCACCCTGAAACTCAGGCCTAAGTCCACTGTTGCCATCCGAGCCCATCCCTGCGCACAGCATGGCGGGTGGCCCGGTGCCCTCTGGCCCCCTACTCCGTGGCCAGGCCTGGTCCCCGGGTGCCCAGAGCCTGCAGCACATGTGGGGAGCGAGCTGAGGCTCGCTCCTCGCTCTGTGGGCTCAGTGGATACCATTTGTTCTCATCCTCAAGGTCAATTCTGTTCCTTCAGTATTCCCTGCTGCGCCCCGGGCCCGGCGGCCACACGTGCTCTCTGAGCCGACCCATGTGCCAACCCTGTCCCTCACTTTTCAGCTTGTGCTGCATCGCTCCCGTCCTGGCAGCCAGAGTGCTCCGTGGCGTCGAGGTCACCGTGGGCCACGAGCAGGAAGAAGGCGGCAAGTGGCCCTACGCAGGGACCGCGGAAGCTATCAAAGCCCTGGGCGCCAAGCACTGTGTGAAGGGAGTGAGCATATCCTTTCCGGCAGCCAGCGTGGCAGTGGCATGTGGTGCTGGGGACCCCTTCTCTGACCCTTGGGGACTGCCCCGGGCAGGCAGCCTCTTGAACTAGGACTGCGCGGCCGGGGGCCTCTGGGAGCAGGTGCGCGACGGGCGTGGCACCCAGTGCCATGACGTACCGGTCCCCAGGCCGTGTTTCCGAGTTGGCCCGGTGGATGCTTGCTGTGTGTGGCACACCCCAGGCCTGGAGCTCTGCTGGGCTGCCTCGTCCGGCCAGCCGACGGCCCGACGGCTCCAGGCTCGATGGGGACGAGTTTCTGgccgggaggggagggagcacGCGCCGCAGGGTGGGGGGACGCTGCAGAGGGAAGAAGTATGGCGGGGGGTGGGCGTGGGACGGCTTGGCTGGAAGCCCCTGGGCGGTGCAGACGGGTAGCCATCCCCGGTGGCCTTGTGGGCCCCTGATCGTCCCGCGGGTGCCCCAGTGCTGTGCGCACGGAGCCTCGGGCCATAGGCCGACCACATTCCGGGTCCACAGCTGGATGCAGACTCTCCCCATGGGCCAGAGGTGAGGAGCGGAGGGTGTGGGAGACAACGCCAGGACACTCTGGGTGTCTGCCTCGAAGGTGCCTTCCTCTTCTTGCACACGGCTTCGGGCGGAGGGTTCCATCTCCCTCCTGCGCGGAGTGGCCAGCGGGGCCAGGCCTGTCACTGCCTGGGGTCTGGGTGACCAGGACAGGGGCGCAGCTTGTGTAGAGGGAGGGTCCCAGGTTGGGCTGGCCTCTTGCCGTGGACAAGCTCTCTGGTTTACTTTCTTGATCGGAAGAACAGAGCTGCTTTTGCCCGCTCCAGGGTTGCTGTGGGGCCCAGGCCGGCGCTCGTGTGTGTGCAGCCCAGGTCTGTGGGCGCGTCTGGGTCCTGTGGGCTGGGCCGCCCTGGGGCGTCTTGTGAAGCCAGCGCTCTGCTCGCTGAGGTTGGGAGGACTGCATCCTCCAGTCGTGAGCGCAGGCAGCACAGGACGGGGCCCCGTGGGCAGAGACTGCAGCAGGAGGAAGCCCTGTTGCGAGCTGCCTTGAGAaggggcctggggcgggggctggggtggATGCTTCACGCCTGCAATGCTCTGGTCCTTGCTGGGTGACGTTTTCCCATAACTTCCGTGCACGAAGCTCACGTGGACCAGAAAAACAAGGTGGTCACGACCCCGGCCTTCATGTGCGAGACGGAGCTTCACCACATCCACGACGGGATCGGGGCCATGGTGAAGAAGGTGCTGGAACTCTGTGGAAAGTGACCGTGCCGCGAGCCCTGCGTCCTCCACCAGGTGGAGCTGGTGGCCTGTTTTCCCTGTGGCTTCACTTTTCCTTCTGTAGGTATTTTCTGCCCAAAGAGGCATCCTTGGGGCCAGGGATGGATCCGTGTGTGGCGTTCCGTCCACACCGCGGAGGCTGGACTCCTTGTGTGACCTGAGGTTAAAGTGGGGCCTGCTTTTTCAGGAAGAGAATTGGGAGACCCGTCTCCCCACTGCCTCACATTTGGCTGGCCTTAGGATACCTGGTTTGgggaggaaagaatttttttgagTTTACGAATCTAGTACTTAGGAAATCGAATTATCATGCTTATTGGCAATTGAAAG is a window of Zalophus californianus isolate mZalCal1 chromosome 1, mZalCal1.pri.v2, whole genome shotgun sequence DNA encoding:
- the GATD3A gene encoding glutamine amidotransferase-like class 1 domain-containing protein 3A, mitochondrial isoform X3, with product MHVVDHTKGQPSESETRNVLTESARIARGKITNLARLSAANHDAAIFPGGFGAAKNLSTFAVDGKDCKVHEDVERVLKEFHKAGKPIGLCCIAPVLAARVLRGVEVTVGHEQEEGGKWPYAGTAEAIKALGAKHCVKGVSEAHVDQKNKVVTTPAFMCETELHHIHDGIGAMVKKVLELCGK